A window of Apium graveolens cultivar Ventura chromosome 8, ASM990537v1, whole genome shotgun sequence contains these coding sequences:
- the LOC141677106 gene encoding eukaryotic translation initiation factor 2A isoform X1 produces MADSSPQLEISVRESSGLTIWNGPPFSNSIPSIKLDKIACSSASFCENGIRLMVIKSDSGICIYDTTSFQEIRNFDVVHTLAATLSPCGTYLQTFQKPASPQEKNVTLWNVGSGDAVYQLFQKNMTKTTWPSIRFSSDEAVACRLATNEVQIFDATDFTKGIVKRIRVPGIAGVEISKRPGTHLAAFVPESKGMPASVQIFTCGKDTQSEPVARRSFFRCSTVQLNWNHGSTGLLVLVQSDVDKTNQSYYGETKLNYLTTDGTHDGLVPLRKEGPVHDVRWSFSGKEFSVVYGFMPAVATVFDKKCNPLLELGTGPYNTIRWNPKGKFLCLAGFGNLPGDMVFWDYVEKKKVGTTKAEWSVTSEWSPDGRYFLTATTAPRMQVDNGIKIFHHNGSMHFKKMYDKLYQVDWKPESPDSFGEIADLAESIDSLKVGDAKTQAKGPKSSQTSTKSTSTNPAVQKPAAYRPPHAKSAAAVQAELFGGGPSAELSKNALKNKKKREKQREKKAAEAGGSST; encoded by the exons ATGGCAGATTCATCACCCCAGTTGGAAATTTCAG TTAGAGAATCAAGTGGCTTAACTATCTGGAATGGCCCACCTTTCAGCAATTCAATACCAAGTATAAAGCTTGATAAAATTGCTTGTAGCAGTGCAAGTTTTTGTGAAAATGGGATTAGACTTATGGTGATTAAGTCTGATTCTGGCATATGTATTTATGATACTACAAGCTTTCAAGAAATTAGGAATTTTGATGTGGTGCATACACTTGCTGCTACATTGTCTCCGTGTGGGACTTATCTTCAGACTTTCCAGAAACCCGCGTCTCCGCAGGAGAAAAATGTTACTTTGTGGAATGTTGGGTCAGGGGATGCTGTTTATCAGTTGTTTCAGAAGAATATGACCAAGACTACATG GCCTTCTATAAGGTTTAGTTCTGATGAAGCTGTGGCATGTCGTTTGGCCACCAACGAGGTCCAAATATTTGATGCCACAGATTTTACAAAGGGGATTGTGAAGAGGATTAGAGTTCCTGGAATTGCCGGGGTAGAAATTTCTAAGAGACCAGGGACTCATCTAGCAGCTTTTGTTCCGGAATCCAAG GGAATGCCTGCTAGTGTTCAAATATTTACATGTGGAAAGGATACACAGAGCGAACCTGTTGCTAGACGTAGTTTCTTCCGGTGTTCGACCGTGCAATTAAATTGGAATCATGGTTCTACTGGACTCTTGGTTTTAGTTCAGTCAGATGTTGATAAAACCAATCAGAGTTACTACGGAGAAACAAAGTTGAATTACTTAACAACAGATGGGACCCATGATGGACTTGTACCTCTTC GTAAAGAGGGTCCTGTGCATGATGTTCGTTGGTCATTTTCGGGAAAGGAATTTTCTGTTGTTTATGGGT TTATGCCTGCAGTAGCAACTGTGTTTGACAAGAAGTGCAATCCGCTACTAGAACTTGGGACAGGCCCATACAACACAATCCGTTGGAACCCGAAAGGGAAGT TTTTATGTTTGGCAGGTTTCGGAAATTTACCTGGGGATATG GTGTTCTGGGACTATGTTGAGAAAAAGAAGGTTGGAACTACAAAGGCTGAATGGTCGGTGACAAGTGAATGGTCTCCAGATGGACGCTATTTTCTAACTGCAACAACTGCTCCTAGAATGCAAGTTGACAACGG AATTAAAATTTTTCATCACAATGGATCAATGCATTTCAAGAAGATGTATGACAAATTGTATCAG GTTGACTGGAAACCTGAATCACCTGATAGTTTTGGTGAAATTGCAGACCTTGCGGAGTCTATAGATTCCTTAAAAGTTGGAGATGCCAAAACACAAG CCAAAGGACCAAAATCTTCCCAAACATCCACGAAATCTACATCCACTAATCCTGCTGTACAAAAACCTGCAGCATATCGGCCACCTCATGCTAAGAGTGCAGCTGCAGTGCAGGCAGAG CTATTTGGAGGCGGCCCTTCCGC AGAACTAAGCAAAAATGCattgaaaaacaagaaaaagagGGAGAAGCAGAGGGAGAAAAAGGCTGCTGAAGCTGGTGGCAGCAGTACATAA
- the LOC141677106 gene encoding eukaryotic translation initiation factor 2A isoform X2, translating to MADSSPQLEISVRESSGLTIWNGPPFSNSIPSIKLDKIACSSASFCENGIRLMVIKSDSGICIYDTTSFQEIRNFDVVHTLAATLSPCGTYLQTFQKPASPQEKNVTLWNVGSGDAVYQLFQKNMTKTTWPSIRFSSDEAVACRLATNEVQIFDATDFTKGIVKRIRVPGIAGVEISKRPGTHLAAFVPESKGMPASVQIFTCGKDTQSEPVARRSFFRCSTVQLNWNHGSTGLLVLVQSDVDKTNQSYYGETKLNYLTTDGTHDGLVPLLATVFDKKCNPLLELGTGPYNTIRWNPKGKFLCLAGFGNLPGDMVFWDYVEKKKVGTTKAEWSVTSEWSPDGRYFLTATTAPRMQVDNGIKIFHHNGSMHFKKMYDKLYQVDWKPESPDSFGEIADLAESIDSLKVGDAKTQAKGPKSSQTSTKSTSTNPAVQKPAAYRPPHAKSAAAVQAELFGGGPSAELSKNALKNKKKREKQREKKAAEAGGSST from the exons ATGGCAGATTCATCACCCCAGTTGGAAATTTCAG TTAGAGAATCAAGTGGCTTAACTATCTGGAATGGCCCACCTTTCAGCAATTCAATACCAAGTATAAAGCTTGATAAAATTGCTTGTAGCAGTGCAAGTTTTTGTGAAAATGGGATTAGACTTATGGTGATTAAGTCTGATTCTGGCATATGTATTTATGATACTACAAGCTTTCAAGAAATTAGGAATTTTGATGTGGTGCATACACTTGCTGCTACATTGTCTCCGTGTGGGACTTATCTTCAGACTTTCCAGAAACCCGCGTCTCCGCAGGAGAAAAATGTTACTTTGTGGAATGTTGGGTCAGGGGATGCTGTTTATCAGTTGTTTCAGAAGAATATGACCAAGACTACATG GCCTTCTATAAGGTTTAGTTCTGATGAAGCTGTGGCATGTCGTTTGGCCACCAACGAGGTCCAAATATTTGATGCCACAGATTTTACAAAGGGGATTGTGAAGAGGATTAGAGTTCCTGGAATTGCCGGGGTAGAAATTTCTAAGAGACCAGGGACTCATCTAGCAGCTTTTGTTCCGGAATCCAAG GGAATGCCTGCTAGTGTTCAAATATTTACATGTGGAAAGGATACACAGAGCGAACCTGTTGCTAGACGTAGTTTCTTCCGGTGTTCGACCGTGCAATTAAATTGGAATCATGGTTCTACTGGACTCTTGGTTTTAGTTCAGTCAGATGTTGATAAAACCAATCAGAGTTACTACGGAGAAACAAAGTTGAATTACTTAACAACAGATGGGACCCATGATGGACTTGTACCTCTTC TAGCAACTGTGTTTGACAAGAAGTGCAATCCGCTACTAGAACTTGGGACAGGCCCATACAACACAATCCGTTGGAACCCGAAAGGGAAGT TTTTATGTTTGGCAGGTTTCGGAAATTTACCTGGGGATATG GTGTTCTGGGACTATGTTGAGAAAAAGAAGGTTGGAACTACAAAGGCTGAATGGTCGGTGACAAGTGAATGGTCTCCAGATGGACGCTATTTTCTAACTGCAACAACTGCTCCTAGAATGCAAGTTGACAACGG AATTAAAATTTTTCATCACAATGGATCAATGCATTTCAAGAAGATGTATGACAAATTGTATCAG GTTGACTGGAAACCTGAATCACCTGATAGTTTTGGTGAAATTGCAGACCTTGCGGAGTCTATAGATTCCTTAAAAGTTGGAGATGCCAAAACACAAG CCAAAGGACCAAAATCTTCCCAAACATCCACGAAATCTACATCCACTAATCCTGCTGTACAAAAACCTGCAGCATATCGGCCACCTCATGCTAAGAGTGCAGCTGCAGTGCAGGCAGAG CTATTTGGAGGCGGCCCTTCCGC AGAACTAAGCAAAAATGCattgaaaaacaagaaaaagagGGAGAAGCAGAGGGAGAAAAAGGCTGCTGAAGCTGGTGGCAGCAGTACATAA